A single window of Vibrio campbellii CAIM 519 = NBRC 15631 = ATCC 25920 DNA harbors:
- a CDS encoding phosphatase PAP2 family protein: MKKVVRLVGVVSIFGAQSANAMSEKDWDVLTDIGAYGLVATAAAVPAYKGDWEGFWQAGFSIGAASGIGLIGKTTIDAERPDKSGNDSFPSNHTANAFASATNLHLRYGWEAGLPAYGVAALVSVGRVEAKKHYWRDVLAGAALGTLSAYVFTDAYDENVQLVPWVTSEDVGVSLTYRW; this comes from the coding sequence ATGAAGAAAGTTGTACGTTTAGTTGGTGTTGTCTCTATTTTTGGCGCTCAATCGGCAAATGCGATGAGTGAAAAAGATTGGGACGTGCTTACCGATATCGGTGCTTATGGTTTGGTTGCAACGGCTGCCGCAGTACCTGCATATAAAGGGGACTGGGAAGGTTTTTGGCAAGCCGGTTTCAGTATTGGCGCTGCTTCAGGAATTGGTTTGATTGGTAAAACGACCATCGACGCAGAACGCCCGGATAAAAGTGGCAATGACAGTTTCCCTTCCAACCATACGGCTAACGCTTTTGCTTCGGCGACAAACCTTCATTTGCGTTATGGCTGGGAAGCAGGCTTACCTGCATACGGTGTTGCTGCTTTAGTCAGCGTAGGGCGAGTAGAGGCGAAGAAGCACTACTGGCGTGACGTACTCGCTGGCGCTGCACTTGGCACCTTAAGCGCGTATGTATTTACAGATGCATACGATGAAAATGTTCAGCTTGTACCTTGGGTGACGAGCGAAGATGTGGGTGTTTCACTAACATACCGTTGGTAG
- a CDS encoding endonuclease/exonuclease/phosphatase family protein has translation MKYIKTPLALLIGAALLTGCNDDTEYVDVQPKEVKIATYNLSFDRSTFEDLVAEMQVEPAKQTELVTAYLDGSIADADKTMAEKVIQIRNVAAIIQKNRPDVLMMAEYNNDGTGEDKVALEGFQKNYLSVAQSLEGAGGEANLEPIEYPYTESYSTNTGLNSGLDLDNNGTAGQLPGDAWGFGFYHGQYAFALMSKYEIDTENTRTFQEFKWKDMEGAEIPKITICDGSQTIPEGMQCGDEWYTAEEWDVVRLSSKNHVDAPIIIPTEKGDEVVHLLMSHPTPPVFDPGKNKVQNGAEVEFWHQYVQGKEYFYDDAGNKGGLAEGAKFVMMGDQNLDPLDGDGFSEIMQAFHNDPLVNQDVMNGELYPTSYGAAEHAVDKNSTHPIPNRITSTFGLGVDYAMPSANLNVVDSGVYWAASYEEGRKLFNDDRIGKYGNGKDVSSDHRMVWIKAQF, from the coding sequence ATGAAATACATCAAAACCCCTCTTGCTCTCCTAATCGGCGCTGCACTACTGACTGGCTGTAACGACGACACTGAATACGTAGATGTTCAACCTAAAGAAGTAAAGATCGCCACTTATAACCTCTCTTTTGATCGCAGTACTTTTGAAGATCTCGTTGCAGAGATGCAAGTTGAACCAGCCAAGCAAACTGAGCTTGTCACCGCTTACCTTGACGGCAGCATCGCGGATGCAGACAAAACAATGGCTGAAAAAGTCATTCAAATCCGTAACGTTGCAGCAATCATTCAGAAAAACCGTCCAGATGTTCTTATGATGGCGGAATACAACAACGACGGTACAGGTGAAGATAAGGTGGCACTGGAAGGCTTCCAGAAAAACTACCTATCTGTTGCACAAAGCCTTGAAGGTGCAGGTGGTGAAGCGAACCTAGAACCAATCGAGTATCCTTACACCGAGTCTTACTCAACAAACACAGGTCTAAACAGCGGTCTTGACCTAGATAACAACGGCACAGCTGGCCAGCTTCCTGGCGATGCTTGGGGCTTTGGTTTCTACCACGGCCAATACGCTTTCGCGTTGATGTCTAAATACGAGATCGACACAGAAAACACTCGTACTTTCCAAGAGTTCAAATGGAAAGACATGGAAGGCGCAGAAATCCCTAAAATCACAATCTGTGACGGTTCACAAACCATTCCAGAGGGCATGCAGTGTGGTGATGAATGGTACACAGCTGAAGAGTGGGATGTCGTTCGTCTATCTTCTAAAAACCACGTAGATGCACCAATTATCATCCCTACTGAAAAAGGTGATGAAGTGGTTCACCTGCTGATGTCTCACCCTACTCCGCCAGTATTCGATCCAGGCAAAAACAAAGTACAAAATGGTGCTGAAGTTGAGTTTTGGCATCAATACGTACAAGGTAAAGAGTACTTCTACGATGATGCAGGGAACAAAGGTGGCTTAGCTGAAGGGGCGAAGTTTGTGATGATGGGTGACCAAAACCTTGATCCACTGGATGGCGATGGTTTCAGTGAAATCATGCAAGCTTTCCATAACGATCCATTGGTTAATCAAGATGTGATGAATGGTGAGCTTTACCCTACTAGCTATGGTGCAGCCGAGCATGCGGTAGATAAAAACTCGACTCACCCAATTCCAAACCGCATCACGTCTACGTTCGGCCTTGGTGTTGACTATGCGATGCCATCAGCAAACCTAAACGTTGTGGACTCTGGTGTATACTGGGCTGCATCTTACGAAGAAGGTCGTAAACTGTTTAACGACGACCGCATCGGTAAGTACGGTAACGGTAAAGATGTGTCTTCTGACCACCGCATGGTTTGGATCAAAGCGCAGTTTTAA
- a CDS encoding DMT family transporter: MSNSLNSMIPIGVRFMVLSAFGFALMSATVKYVSLHGIPVFEIVAARALVSLVISYLDVKRKGISVWGNNKPLLFARGAVGTMALMCVYYSVTTLPLAEATIFQYIHPVFTALLAVFFLKERIQSSTFICIALCLLGLYVMVTPETGPDAEHALPMFSVMIAILGAFGSSIAYVIVRKLSQTEDSSVIIFYFPLVALPASIILIGDQFVMPDLYLTMMLVLVGVFTQIGQLGLTKAMQTQEAGKASAYSYVQIIFSVILGIVFFGELPSAWTYLGGALIVTGALINVFGQHLKLPFIKR, translated from the coding sequence TCAAGTACGTTAGCTTGCACGGTATTCCCGTATTTGAAATCGTAGCTGCTAGGGCTCTGGTTTCGCTGGTGATCAGCTATCTCGACGTGAAACGCAAAGGCATTTCTGTCTGGGGTAATAACAAGCCCTTGCTCTTTGCTCGCGGTGCTGTTGGAACCATGGCTTTGATGTGTGTGTACTATTCCGTTACAACGCTACCTCTCGCGGAAGCGACCATTTTTCAGTACATCCACCCTGTATTTACTGCCTTACTTGCGGTTTTCTTCCTTAAAGAACGTATCCAGTCTTCGACGTTTATCTGTATCGCCCTCTGTTTGCTTGGGTTATACGTCATGGTGACACCAGAAACCGGTCCAGACGCGGAGCATGCATTACCCATGTTTAGTGTGATGATCGCCATCTTAGGTGCTTTTGGTAGCTCCATTGCGTACGTAATCGTTCGTAAGCTGAGCCAGACCGAGGACAGCTCCGTGATCATCTTTTACTTCCCGTTGGTGGCACTGCCTGCATCGATTATTTTGATTGGGGATCAATTCGTCATGCCAGATTTGTACCTAACCATGATGCTCGTTTTGGTCGGCGTCTTTACGCAAATAGGACAGTTGGGATTAACAAAGGCAATGCAAACACAAGAAGCCGGAAAAGCATCAGCCTACTCTTATGTTCAGATCATTTTCTCTGTCATTTTGGGCATCGTTTTCTTTGGCGAATTACCTTCGGCGTGGACATACTTAGGTGGCGCATTAATCGTAACAGGCGCGCTGATCAACGTATTTGGTCAGCATCTCAAGTTGCCGTTTATAAAACGATAG